From the Pelecanus crispus isolate bPelCri1 chromosome W, bPelCri1.pri, whole genome shotgun sequence genome, one window contains:
- the LOC104037984 gene encoding LOW QUALITY PROTEIN: heat shock protein beta-3 (The sequence of the model RefSeq protein was modified relative to this genomic sequence to represent the inferred CDS: substituted 2 bases at 2 genomic stop codons) has product MLSSACAKSERLHQLINXSAGKAYDWEEFALTLQLPQSNTEAATYLSASAMAKAIMRHWVETPICYQEQFAVQELEAHKLGHSLYALPGPSTAALSNRRCIADTTAGAGKSGQEEENTSFXVLLDVVQFCPKDIIIQTFKGWLLIIAQHRPRMDKHGFISRSFTRQYKLPNGVENKDLSALFCHDGILVVEIKNSVGKN; this is encoded by the coding sequence ATGTTAAGCTCTGCCTGTGCTAAAAGTGAAAGGCTACATCAACTGATAAACTAGTCTGCGGGTAAGGCATATGACTGGGAAGAGTTTGCTCTGACTCTGCAACTTCCCCAAAGCaacacagaagcagcaacttATCTTTCTGCCTCAGCAATGGCAAAAGCTATTATGAGACACTGGGTGGAAACTCCCATATGTTATCAAGAGCAGTTTGCTGTCCAAGAGCTGGAAGCACACAAATTGGGTCACTCTTTATATGCTTTGCCGGGCCCTTCTACAGCTGCACTGAGCAACAGAAGGTGTATCGCAGATACTACAGCTGGGGCCGGGAAGAGtggccaggaggaggaaaacacaagCTTTTAGGTCTTGCTGGATGTTGTGCAGTTCTGCCCCAAAGATATCATTATTCAGACTTTCAAAGGCTGGCTCCTGATTATAGCTCAGCACAGACCTAGGATGGACAAACACGGTTTCATATCCAGAAGCTTTACCAGACAATACAAATTACCTAATGGAGTGGAGAACAAAGATTTGTCTGCACTTTTCTGCCATGATGGCATTTTGGTTGTTGAAATTAAGAACTCAGTGGGAAAGAATTAG